One Aegilops tauschii subsp. strangulata cultivar AL8/78 chromosome 7, Aet v6.0, whole genome shotgun sequence genomic window carries:
- the LOC109759604 gene encoding ribonucleoside-diphosphate reductase large subunit isoform X1, which yields MYVVKRDGRTETVHFDKITARLKKLSYGLSQEHCDPVLVAQKVCAGVYKGVTTSQLDELAAETAAALTASHPDYASLAARIAVSNLHKNTKKSFSETIKDMYLHYNERSGLLSPLIAEDIYEVIMKNAARLDSEIIYDRDFDYDYFGFKTLERSYLLKLGGVVVERPQHMLMRVSVGIHKDDIDSAIRTYHLMSQRWFTHASPTLFNAGTPRPQLSSCFLICMKDDSIEGIYDTLKECAVISKSAGGIGVSVHNIRATGSYIRGTNGTSNGIVPMLRVFNDTARYVDQGGGKRKGAFAVYLEPWHADIFEFLDLRKNHGKEENRARDLFFALWVPDLFMQRVQNNEDWSLFCPNEAPGLADCWGEKFEELYKKYEKAGKAKKVIPAQTLWFDILKAQIETGTPYMLYKDSCNRKSNQQNLGTIKSSNLCTEIIEFTSPEETAVCNLASIALPRFVREKGVPIESHPSKLAGSNGSKNRYFDFDKLGEVTSTVTFNLNKIIDMNYYPVETARRSNMRHRPIGIGVQGLADTFMLLGMAFDSPEAQQLNRDIFETIYYHALKASAELAAKEGPYETYEGSPVSKGIIQPDMWNVVPSTRWNWPTLRETISKVGVRNSLLVAPMPTASTSQILGNNECFEPYTSNIYSRRVLSGEFVVVNKHLLHDLTEMGIWTPALKNKIIYEDGSIQKMEEIPDDLKAIYKYVVHPPLITFYWMQSIYVSESLLNYCIRTVWEIKQKTLVDMAVDRGCYIDQSQSLNVHMDQPNFAKLTSLHFHAWSKGLKTGMYYLRTRAAADAIKFTVDTGFLKVNGDANGTNGTNGKLAEEDDEAKMAQVVCSLSNREECLACGS from the exons ATGTACGTCGTGAAGCGGGACGGGCGGACGGAGACGGTGCACTTCGACAAGATCACGGCGCGCCTCAAGAAGCTCAGCTACGGGCTCAGCCAGGAGCACTGCGACCCGGTGCTCGTCGCGCAGAAGGTCTGCGCGGGGGTATACAAGGGCGTCACCACCAGCCAGCTCGACGAGCTCGCCGCCGAGACCGCCGCCGCGCTCACCGCCTCCCACCCCGACTATGCCTCC CTCGCGGCGAGGATTGCTGTGTCCAACCTGCACAAGAACACCAAGAAGTCCTTCTCCGAGAC GATTAAGGACATGTACCTGCACTACAACGAGAGATCTGGGCTGCTGTCTCCGCTGATTGCCGAGGATATCTATGAAGTCATCATGAAG AACGCCGCTCGGTTGGACAGCGAGATAATTTACGACAGGGACTTCGATTATGACTACTTTGGCTTCAAGACTCTGGAGAGGTCCTACCTCCTGAAGCTTGGTGGAGTTGTCGTGGAGAGGCCGCAGCACATGTTAATGAGGGTTTCAGTAGGGATACACAAGGATGACATTGACTCTGCCATCAGAACGTACCATCTCATGTCCCAGCGCTGGTTTACTCATGCTTCGCCAACCCTTTTCAATGCTGGCACCCCGAGACCTCAG TTGAGCAGCTGTTTCCTTATCTGCATGAAAGATGATAGCATTGAGGGAATCTATGATACTCTCAAGGAATGTGCTGTCATAAGCAAATCTGCTGGAGGGATTGGTGTCTCAGTTCACAACATTCGTGCTACTGGGAGTTATATTCGAGGAACAAATGGGACATCCAATGGGATTGTTCCTATGTTACGTGTCTTCAATGATACTGCTCGTTATGTAGATCAAGGTGGAGGCAAGAGAAAGG GTGCCTTTGCTGTATACCTGGAGCCCTGGCATGCTGATATTTTTGAGTTCCTTGATCTGAGAAAGAACCATGGCAAG GAGGAGAACCGTGCAAGGGATCTTTTCTTTGCTCTCTGGGTTCCTGATCTTTTCATGCAAAGAGTACAAAATAATGAGGATTGGTCCCTGTTTTGTCCCAATGAAGCTCCGGGGTTGGCTGATTGCTGGGGCGAGAAGTTTGAGGAATTGTACAAGAAATATGAAAAAGCA GGCAAGGCGAAAAAGGTTATTCCAGCACAGACCCTCTGGTTTGACATTCTGAAGGCACAGATAGAAACTGGCACACCTTATATGCTCTATAAG GATTCATGCAATAGGAAAAGTAACCAGCAGAATCTGGGCACAATCAAATCTTCAAACTTGTGCACTGAGATAATTGAGTTCACAAGTCCCGAGGAAACTGCTGTCTGCAACCTAGCATCTATTGCTTTACCACGTTTTGTAAGGGAAAAG GGTGTCCCAATAGAGTCCCATCCATCCAAACTTGCTGGTAGCAATGGATCAAAAAATAGATACTTTGACTTTGACAAGCTAGGCGAG GTTACTTCAACTGTTACTTTCAATCTAAACAAAATAATTGATATGAATTATTATCCGGTTGAAACCGCAAGGAGGTCTAATATGCGACACAGGCCAATTGGCATAGGAGTTCAGGGCTTGGCAGACACATTCATGTTACTTGGCATGGCATTTGATTCACCTGAG GCTCAGCAATTGAATAGGGATATTTTTGAAACTATTTACTACCATGCTCTGAAAGCTTCCGCTGAACTGGCGGCTAAAGAAGGCCCTTATGAAACATATGAAGGGAGCCCTGTCAGCAAG GGCATTATCCAACCTGACATGTGGAATGTAGTGCCATCGACCAGATGGAACTGGCCAACTTTAAGGGAAACTATTTCTAAAGTTGGAGTAAGAAACTCTCTTCTGGTGGCTCCAATGCCCACTGCTTCCACTAGTCAGATTCTTGGCAACAATGAGTGCTTTGAACCCTACACATCTAACATCTACAGTCGGCGGGTTCTAAG TGGGGAGTTTGTCGTGGTTAACAAGCATCTTCTCCATGACTTGACTGAGATGGGTATCTGGACACCTGCTCTGAAAAATAAGATAATTTATGAAGATGGTTCTATTCAGAAGATGGAAGAAATCCCTGATGATCTTAAAGCAATTTACAAGTATGTGGTTCACCCTCCTCTCATTACATTCTACTGGATGCAGTCGATATATGTATCTGAAAGTTTACTCAATTATTGTATCAGGACTGTTTGGGAGATTAAGCAGAAAACTCTGGTTGACATGGCTGTTGATCGTGGATGCTACATCGACCAGAGCCAGAGCCTTAATGTCCACATGGATCAACCAAACTTTGCAAAGCTAACTTCGTTGCATTTCCATGCTTGGTCCAAG GGCCTGAAAACTGGGATGTACTATTTGAGAACAAGGGCAGCTGCTGATGCAATCAAGTTTACTGTGGACACTGGCTTTCTGAAGGTCAATGGG GATGCTAATGGCACTAATGGCACTAACGGCAAACTAGCAGAGGAAGACGATGAAGCCAAAATGGCGCAAGTCGTCTGCTCCTTGAGCAACCGGGAAGAATGCCTGGCATGCGGGAGCTAG
- the LOC109759604 gene encoding ribonucleoside-diphosphate reductase large subunit isoform X2: MYVVKRDGRTETVHFDKITARLKKLSYGLSQEHCDPVLVAQKVCAGVYKGVTTSQLDELAAETAAALTASHPDYASLAARIAVSNLHKNTKKSFSETIKDMYLHYNERSGLLSPLIAEDIYEVIMKNAARLDSEIIYDRDFDYDYFGFKTLERSYLLKLGGVVVERPQHMLMRVSVGIHKDDIDSAIRTYHLMSQRWFTHASPTLFNAGTPRPQLSSCFLICMKDDSIEGIYDTLKECAVISKSAGGIGVSVHNIRATGSYIRGTNGTSNGIVPMLRVFNDTARYVDQGGGKRKGAFAVYLEPWHADIFEFLDLRKNHGKEENRARDLFFALWVPDLFMQRVQNNEDWSLFCPNEAPGLADCWGEKFEELYKKYEKAGKAKKVIPAQTLWFDILKAQIETGTPYMLYKDSCNRKSNQQNLGTIKSSNLCTEIIEFTSPEETAVCNLASIALPRFVREKGVPIESHPSKLAGSNGSKNRYFDFDKLGEVTSTVTFNLNKIIDMNYYPVETARRSNMRHRPIGIGVQGLADTFMLLGMAFDSPEAQQLNRDIFETIYYHALKASAELAAKEGPYETYEGSPVSKGIIQPDMWNVVPSTRWNWPTLRETISKVGVRNSLLVAPMPTASTSQILGNNECFEPYTSNIYSRRVLSGEFVVVNKHLLHDLTEMGIWTPALKNKIIYEDGSIQKMEEIPDDLKAIYKTVWEIKQKTLVDMAVDRGCYIDQSQSLNVHMDQPNFAKLTSLHFHAWSKGLKTGMYYLRTRAAADAIKFTVDTGFLKVNGDANGTNGTNGKLAEEDDEAKMAQVVCSLSNREECLACGS, encoded by the exons ATGTACGTCGTGAAGCGGGACGGGCGGACGGAGACGGTGCACTTCGACAAGATCACGGCGCGCCTCAAGAAGCTCAGCTACGGGCTCAGCCAGGAGCACTGCGACCCGGTGCTCGTCGCGCAGAAGGTCTGCGCGGGGGTATACAAGGGCGTCACCACCAGCCAGCTCGACGAGCTCGCCGCCGAGACCGCCGCCGCGCTCACCGCCTCCCACCCCGACTATGCCTCC CTCGCGGCGAGGATTGCTGTGTCCAACCTGCACAAGAACACCAAGAAGTCCTTCTCCGAGAC GATTAAGGACATGTACCTGCACTACAACGAGAGATCTGGGCTGCTGTCTCCGCTGATTGCCGAGGATATCTATGAAGTCATCATGAAG AACGCCGCTCGGTTGGACAGCGAGATAATTTACGACAGGGACTTCGATTATGACTACTTTGGCTTCAAGACTCTGGAGAGGTCCTACCTCCTGAAGCTTGGTGGAGTTGTCGTGGAGAGGCCGCAGCACATGTTAATGAGGGTTTCAGTAGGGATACACAAGGATGACATTGACTCTGCCATCAGAACGTACCATCTCATGTCCCAGCGCTGGTTTACTCATGCTTCGCCAACCCTTTTCAATGCTGGCACCCCGAGACCTCAG TTGAGCAGCTGTTTCCTTATCTGCATGAAAGATGATAGCATTGAGGGAATCTATGATACTCTCAAGGAATGTGCTGTCATAAGCAAATCTGCTGGAGGGATTGGTGTCTCAGTTCACAACATTCGTGCTACTGGGAGTTATATTCGAGGAACAAATGGGACATCCAATGGGATTGTTCCTATGTTACGTGTCTTCAATGATACTGCTCGTTATGTAGATCAAGGTGGAGGCAAGAGAAAGG GTGCCTTTGCTGTATACCTGGAGCCCTGGCATGCTGATATTTTTGAGTTCCTTGATCTGAGAAAGAACCATGGCAAG GAGGAGAACCGTGCAAGGGATCTTTTCTTTGCTCTCTGGGTTCCTGATCTTTTCATGCAAAGAGTACAAAATAATGAGGATTGGTCCCTGTTTTGTCCCAATGAAGCTCCGGGGTTGGCTGATTGCTGGGGCGAGAAGTTTGAGGAATTGTACAAGAAATATGAAAAAGCA GGCAAGGCGAAAAAGGTTATTCCAGCACAGACCCTCTGGTTTGACATTCTGAAGGCACAGATAGAAACTGGCACACCTTATATGCTCTATAAG GATTCATGCAATAGGAAAAGTAACCAGCAGAATCTGGGCACAATCAAATCTTCAAACTTGTGCACTGAGATAATTGAGTTCACAAGTCCCGAGGAAACTGCTGTCTGCAACCTAGCATCTATTGCTTTACCACGTTTTGTAAGGGAAAAG GGTGTCCCAATAGAGTCCCATCCATCCAAACTTGCTGGTAGCAATGGATCAAAAAATAGATACTTTGACTTTGACAAGCTAGGCGAG GTTACTTCAACTGTTACTTTCAATCTAAACAAAATAATTGATATGAATTATTATCCGGTTGAAACCGCAAGGAGGTCTAATATGCGACACAGGCCAATTGGCATAGGAGTTCAGGGCTTGGCAGACACATTCATGTTACTTGGCATGGCATTTGATTCACCTGAG GCTCAGCAATTGAATAGGGATATTTTTGAAACTATTTACTACCATGCTCTGAAAGCTTCCGCTGAACTGGCGGCTAAAGAAGGCCCTTATGAAACATATGAAGGGAGCCCTGTCAGCAAG GGCATTATCCAACCTGACATGTGGAATGTAGTGCCATCGACCAGATGGAACTGGCCAACTTTAAGGGAAACTATTTCTAAAGTTGGAGTAAGAAACTCTCTTCTGGTGGCTCCAATGCCCACTGCTTCCACTAGTCAGATTCTTGGCAACAATGAGTGCTTTGAACCCTACACATCTAACATCTACAGTCGGCGGGTTCTAAG TGGGGAGTTTGTCGTGGTTAACAAGCATCTTCTCCATGACTTGACTGAGATGGGTATCTGGACACCTGCTCTGAAAAATAAGATAATTTATGAAGATGGTTCTATTCAGAAGATGGAAGAAATCCCTGATGATCTTAAAGCAATTTACAA GACTGTTTGGGAGATTAAGCAGAAAACTCTGGTTGACATGGCTGTTGATCGTGGATGCTACATCGACCAGAGCCAGAGCCTTAATGTCCACATGGATCAACCAAACTTTGCAAAGCTAACTTCGTTGCATTTCCATGCTTGGTCCAAG GGCCTGAAAACTGGGATGTACTATTTGAGAACAAGGGCAGCTGCTGATGCAATCAAGTTTACTGTGGACACTGGCTTTCTGAAGGTCAATGGG GATGCTAATGGCACTAATGGCACTAACGGCAAACTAGCAGAGGAAGACGATGAAGCCAAAATGGCGCAAGTCGTCTGCTCCTTGAGCAACCGGGAAGAATGCCTGGCATGCGGGAGCTAG